A DNA window from Borrelia sp. HM contains the following coding sequences:
- the mutS gene encoding DNA mismatch repair protein MutS, protein MKKELTPMMRQYLDIKVKYSDAILFFRVGSFYEMFFDDAIEGSKLLGLTLTKKDDVPMCGVPCHASKEYIKKLILLDKKVAICEQGVQSDSKGGPLEREVVEVISPGVIVDEDFLQDDINNYLVAISDYKGYCSFSYIDLSTSKLGIIFYDGNFLAKLRRDIAKYCPREIIVSENFYYQYLDKLVLDRFLVNKVPNWHLDKEIAIRTLKNHFNVLSLSALGFKEDEPYYIASFLVIDYIKNNLKNLLKNINTIYINNDSSYMFLDDVTQINLELVKNNNDLSVNYSLYSVLNECKTSMGKRLLREYILNPLIDIVAINNRLDHVEFLNNNINLSIKLRDILGNVWDIERIISRLQMKKYAKRDFLFIREALIVFFSIKELFNEYSFDYWIFNIKDESDLGEIYSLINDSISEDRDEIIKHGYNSNIDRLRELKNNASKYIDDYLNFERNFSKINNLKIKKTNIRGLFFEVTKSYYGQVPSHFIESQTLNSIKRYKTNKLIELEREINDAEDNLSILEQEVFDKIALKIVRHSILIKRLAEFYAYVDVISNFAYLAKKNEYVKPTLTNNKEIILEHARHPVVEHYMKGVGTFTKNSIMIDSEKYFCLITGPNMAGKSTYLRQTALAVLMGHIGSFVPADKAIIGVTDKIFCRIGASDNISKGESTFLVEMNETANILRNATQNSLIIMDEVGRGTSTNDGLAIACSVVEYILGCIKSRSLFATHFHELSAINHNSFVNLSMKIEKQGNELIFLREVEKKPSLNSYGIYVAQIAGIPLKVIERATVMLKSLTSRDHLYVTKFFTSNFFAINNSEEKIEEDLCYKSDLDSYLELKNIISKIDINNITPLQAMDLLREIVLKIEV, encoded by the coding sequence ATGAAAAAAGAGCTTACGCCTATGATGAGGCAATATTTAGATATTAAAGTCAAATATAGCGATGCTATTCTGTTTTTTAGAGTAGGTAGTTTTTATGAAATGTTTTTTGATGATGCTATTGAGGGAAGTAAGCTTTTAGGTTTAACTCTTACTAAAAAAGATGATGTTCCTATGTGTGGAGTACCTTGTCATGCAAGTAAAGAATATATAAAAAAGTTAATTTTACTTGATAAAAAGGTTGCTATTTGTGAGCAAGGAGTACAATCGGACTCTAAAGGCGGGCCTTTAGAAAGAGAGGTTGTTGAGGTTATAAGTCCTGGAGTTATAGTTGATGAAGATTTTTTACAGGATGATATTAATAATTATTTAGTTGCTATTAGTGATTATAAGGGCTATTGTTCATTTTCTTATATAGATTTGTCAACATCTAAACTTGGAATAATTTTTTATGATGGAAATTTTTTAGCAAAATTAAGACGTGATATTGCAAAGTATTGTCCAAGAGAAATAATAGTTTCAGAGAATTTTTATTATCAATATTTAGATAAGCTTGTTCTTGATCGATTTTTAGTAAATAAAGTGCCTAATTGGCATTTAGATAAAGAAATTGCAATAAGAACATTAAAAAATCATTTTAATGTTCTAAGTTTAAGTGCTCTTGGATTTAAAGAAGACGAGCCTTATTATATTGCATCTTTTTTAGTCATAGATTATATAAAGAACAACTTGAAGAATTTATTGAAAAATATTAATACAATTTATATTAATAATGATTCTTCGTATATGTTTCTTGATGATGTTACTCAAATAAATCTTGAACTTGTTAAGAATAATAATGATCTAAGTGTTAATTATTCTCTTTATTCAGTTTTAAATGAGTGTAAAACTTCAATGGGTAAGAGACTTTTAAGAGAATATATATTAAATCCGCTTATAGACATTGTTGCAATTAATAATAGATTGGATCATGTAGAATTTTTAAACAACAATATTAATTTAAGTATCAAGCTAAGAGATATTCTTGGTAATGTTTGGGATATTGAAAGAATAATCTCAAGACTTCAAATGAAAAAATATGCTAAAAGAGATTTTTTATTTATTCGAGAAGCTTTAATTGTATTTTTTTCGATAAAGGAATTATTTAATGAGTATTCTTTTGATTATTGGATATTTAATATTAAGGATGAGAGTGATCTAGGAGAAATTTACTCTTTAATTAATGATTCTATTTCAGAAGATCGAGATGAAATTATTAAACATGGATATAATTCTAATATTGATCGTTTAAGAGAGCTTAAGAATAATGCAAGCAAATATATTGATGATTATCTTAATTTTGAGAGAAATTTTAGTAAGATTAATAATCTTAAAATTAAGAAAACTAACATTCGAGGTTTGTTTTTTGAGGTTACTAAGAGTTATTACGGACAAGTTCCATCTCATTTTATAGAAAGTCAAACTTTAAATTCTATTAAGAGATATAAAACCAATAAGCTTATTGAACTTGAAAGAGAGATTAATGATGCTGAAGATAATTTATCAATTCTTGAGCAAGAAGTATTTGATAAAATAGCTTTAAAAATTGTAAGGCATAGTATACTTATTAAAAGGCTTGCTGAATTTTATGCATATGTTGATGTAATTTCTAATTTTGCGTATTTAGCTAAGAAGAATGAATATGTAAAACCTACTTTGACTAATAATAAAGAGATTATTCTTGAGCATGCCAGACATCCTGTTGTTGAACATTATATGAAGGGTGTTGGTACTTTTACTAAAAATTCTATAATGATTGACAGCGAAAAATATTTTTGTTTAATTACTGGTCCTAATATGGCAGGTAAGTCAACTTATTTACGTCAGACAGCTTTAGCTGTTTTAATGGGACATATTGGTTCTTTTGTACCTGCTGATAAAGCTATCATAGGAGTTACAGATAAAATTTTTTGTAGGATCGGAGCAAGTGATAATATCTCTAAAGGAGAATCTACATTTTTAGTAGAAATGAATGAGACGGCTAATATTTTAAGAAATGCAACACAAAATAGTTTGATCATTATGGATGAAGTTGGTAGAGGTACTAGTACTAATGATGGACTTGCTATTGCATGTTCAGTTGTTGAATATATTTTAGGATGTATTAAGTCTAGAAGTTTATTTGCAACCCATTTTCATGAACTTTCAGCTATTAATCATAATTCTTTTGTTAATCTTTCGATGAAAATTGAAAAGCAAGGTAATGAGCTTATATTTTTAAGGGAAGTTGAAAAAAAACCTTCTCTTAATTCTTATGGAATTTATGTTGCTCAAATAGCTGGAATACCTTTAAAAGTTATTGAGAGAGCTACTGTTATGCTTAAAAGTTTAACAAGTAGAGATCACTTGTATGTTACAAAATTTTTTACTTCAAATTTTTTTGCTATTAATAATAGTGAAGAAAAAATAGAAGAAGATTTATGTTATAAATCTGATCTTGATTCTTATTTAGAACTAAAAAATATTATTTCTAAGATAGATATAAATAATATTACTCCTTTACAGGCTATGGATTTACTAAGAGAAATAGTCTTAAAAATTGAAGTATAG
- the nusA gene encoding transcription termination factor NusA yields MIKGTGQMISNIANDRGMSIDAIRKTVRESMIIAYKKYFGTSENALIKFDEDTGDLIVYSKKKVVDSEVQDDILEISKDDAQKFKIMEDGYVYVEIDPKIFDRLSIQVAKQRTKSDLQGIEDNELYLEFKHKLHKIVIGYVQQNRNGDLYVNLGSTDGVIPKKYQSPREVYGLNDKVRVLVYSINKGKNGVEVILSRTHPKFIEELLTLEIPEIEEGIIKIHKIVRDPGYRTKVAVYSEKDEIDPVGPCIGQKGVRIQSIVKELEGEKIDIIPYSKDIKEFIKDVLTPAKIDHVYIVDEDLHKALVVVSDDQLSLAIGKMGQNVRLANRLLDWAIDVKTNSQFAEMKASGEFKQETFEMFDKIMDNVQEDEFEEINKISDLKILDNEIVDKLIESGFDDIDNFLDASEEKLFELGISYDKQEEINKILKEGMVIISNDDGSIEGVKEEEELLCPECGAVINENMTFCPGCKIGLSFEFEEE; encoded by the coding sequence ATGATAAAGGGTACTGGTCAAATGATTTCCAATATAGCTAATGATAGAGGGATGAGCATAGATGCTATTCGAAAGACAGTGAGGGAATCTATGATTATAGCTTATAAAAAATATTTTGGAACAAGTGAGAATGCTTTAATTAAATTTGATGAAGATACTGGAGATTTAATAGTTTATTCCAAAAAAAAGGTTGTAGATAGTGAAGTTCAAGATGACATACTGGAAATATCGAAAGACGATGCTCAGAAATTTAAAATCATGGAAGATGGATATGTATATGTTGAAATTGATCCTAAGATTTTTGATAGACTTTCAATTCAAGTTGCTAAACAAAGAACCAAGAGTGATTTGCAAGGAATCGAAGATAATGAACTTTATTTAGAGTTTAAACACAAACTGCATAAAATTGTTATTGGTTATGTTCAACAGAATAGAAATGGAGACCTTTATGTTAATCTTGGTAGTACAGATGGTGTTATTCCTAAAAAATATCAATCTCCAAGGGAAGTTTATGGGCTTAATGATAAAGTTAGAGTTCTTGTTTATAGTATAAATAAGGGTAAAAATGGAGTAGAAGTGATTCTGTCAAGAACTCATCCTAAATTCATTGAAGAACTTCTAACTCTTGAAATTCCTGAAATTGAAGAGGGTATTATTAAGATTCATAAAATAGTAAGAGATCCCGGTTATAGGACTAAAGTTGCTGTTTATTCTGAGAAAGATGAGATTGATCCTGTAGGTCCTTGTATTGGGCAAAAAGGTGTTAGGATCCAGTCAATTGTTAAGGAACTTGAAGGAGAAAAAATAGATATTATTCCTTATTCTAAAGACATTAAAGAGTTTATTAAAGATGTTCTAACTCCTGCCAAAATAGATCATGTGTATATTGTTGATGAAGATTTGCATAAGGCTTTAGTAGTTGTTAGTGATGATCAACTTTCTCTTGCAATAGGTAAAATGGGGCAGAATGTTAGACTTGCAAATAGGCTTCTTGATTGGGCAATTGATGTTAAAACTAATAGCCAGTTTGCGGAAATGAAAGCAAGTGGCGAATTTAAACAAGAAACATTTGAAATGTTTGACAAAATTATGGACAATGTTCAGGAAGATGAATTTGAAGAAATAAATAAAATTAGCGATCTTAAAATTCTTGATAATGAGATTGTTGATAAGTTAATTGAATCAGGTTTTGATGATATTGATAATTTTTTAGATGCTAGTGAAGAAAAACTTTTTGAGCTAGGAATAAGTTATGATAAGCAAGAAGAAATAAATAAGATCTTGAAAGAAGGTATGGTAATAATTTCTAATGATGATGGGTCTATTGAAGGAGTTAAAGAAGAAGAAGAATTGCTTTGTCCTGAGTGTGGAGCTGTTATTAATGAAAATATGACTTTTTGTCCAGGTTGTAAGATAGGACTTAGCTTTGAATTTGAAGAGGAGTAG
- a CDS encoding amidophosphoribosyltransferase, which translates to MWNWVIVKSIFLPFCSCCHKDYIYLNALCKSCIEFLHFDIKMKDTDWYFFEYKNEYKRLILAYKKYGQRSLGKFFANGIYQFLKNIDFDLVVSVPCSFKRKIVYGFDHMEYIGNLLSNNGINYINVFKRGLGRSQKLLSRDLRYSNLKNKVKLKLRYRNINFKKIVLIDDIVTTGISMSLCKDILVKHGAFSVLKLSIARA; encoded by the coding sequence ATGTGGAATTGGGTTATTGTAAAGAGCATATTTCTTCCTTTTTGTTCGTGTTGTCATAAAGATTATATTTATTTAAATGCTCTTTGTAAGAGTTGCATTGAATTTCTTCATTTTGATATCAAGATGAAAGATACTGATTGGTATTTTTTTGAGTATAAAAATGAATATAAAAGGTTAATCCTTGCTTATAAAAAATATGGACAAAGGTCGCTTGGTAAATTTTTTGCAAATGGGATTTATCAATTTTTAAAAAACATTGATTTTGATTTAGTTGTTAGCGTTCCTTGTAGTTTTAAAAGAAAGATTGTTTATGGTTTTGATCATATGGAATATATTGGGAATTTATTGAGTAATAATGGAATAAATTATATCAATGTTTTTAAGCGAGGCTTAGGTAGGAGTCAAAAATTATTGAGTAGGGATTTGAGATATAGTAATTTAAAAAATAAAGTTAAATTGAAATTGAGATATAGAAATATTAATTTCAAAAAAATTGTGTTGATTGATGATATTGTAACAACAGGAATATCCATGTCTTTGTGTAAAGATATTCTTGTTAAACATGGAGCTTTTAGTGTTTTAAAGTTGTCAATTGCAAGGGCTTAG
- the rimP gene encoding ribosome maturation factor RimP: protein MVKTFDNSEIYNLIKSVTDRLGIEIIEVNFFMKKGEGRIQIVLYKDHEFGCDTLCDLHKMILLRLQSVIRYNFSLEISTPGINRNIKSDREFQIFEGKKIKLMLDNDFEEGLILKAEADSFIFKTDNKEIRVLYTDIKKAKLS from the coding sequence TTGGTTAAAACTTTTGATAATAGTGAAATTTACAATTTAATAAAGAGTGTGACAGATCGTTTGGGAATTGAAATTATAGAAGTAAATTTTTTCATGAAAAAAGGTGAGGGTAGGATTCAAATAGTTCTTTATAAAGATCATGAATTTGGGTGTGATACACTTTGTGATTTACATAAAATGATTTTATTGCGCTTACAGTCAGTTATTAGGTATAACTTTAGTTTAGAAATCTCTACACCTGGGATAAATAGGAATATTAAGAGTGATAGGGAGTTCCAAATTTTTGAGGGTAAAAAGATTAAGTTAATGTTAGATAATGATTTTGAGGAAGGTTTGATCTTAAAAGCAGAAGCAGATAGTTTTATTTTTAAGACAGATAACAAAGAAATAAGAGTTCTTTATACTGATATAAAAAAGGCTAAATTATCATGA
- the infB gene encoding translation initiation factor IF-2, which yields MSKNIDDDRNEDERKIKVVKLRKKIVKVVAHTDRNLNKFKKDSFEPSNSLGNQGFNRGHSYGNRDRGGARPSYADKSGAGSHSQGHNRGPFNKTSSNNSTNTYIKDNRGHSYGNRDRGGARPSYADKSGVGSHSQGHNRGPFNKTNSNNSSVATGQTFRRVIRTKVVSNVALSPADSDSKGLNRKLGEKKKQQQESQKGYKRKKEEIESKTIEQKVFEQLQKKKKDNLANPIPKSIDIMGTITVAELARKMNLKSSDLIAKLMTLGVMATINEKIDSDTATILVEEYGSKVNVVSIYDETVIELEKDNESDRVAKPPIITIMGHVDHGKTRLLSVLQNIDINQTEYGGITQHIGAYTINYNNHEITFLDTPGHEAFTMMRSRGAQVTDIVVLVVSAVDGVMPQTIEAINHAKDAKVPIIVAINKIDLPDSNLDRVKHQLSEYDLVPEDWGGTTIFVAISALKNIGITELLDMIILQAEVMSLKANPAKRAIGRILDAKIDLGRGIVCSVIIEDGTLSVGDSFVGGVYHGKVRALVNERGISVKSVGPAKAISVLGFSSVPQAGDPFQVTKTEKEAKFISSKRQDFKKYEDAKNVKKVTVSNLYDSIKDGGLKELKIILKADVQGSVEALRYSLEKLTNNEVRVKVIHSSVGAITETDISFAAASEATIIGFHVRPTAKAQLLADQEKVEVKKYNIIYDAINSIKSILEGMLEPDIEQQFIGFAEVRAVISIPKGGVVAGCYVSQGCIKRDAITNVMREGFQIHSGKISSLKRFKDDVKEVNAQYECGIIIDNYSDIKEGDIIEAFEIKKVKRRFNS from the coding sequence TTGTCGAAAAATATTGATGATGATCGCAATGAGGATGAAAGAAAAATTAAAGTTGTTAAGTTGCGCAAAAAAATAGTAAAGGTTGTAGCCCATACTGATAGAAATTTAAATAAGTTCAAAAAAGATTCTTTTGAGCCATCAAACTCACTTGGTAATCAAGGATTTAATAGAGGACATTCTTATGGTAATAGGGATAGAGGAGGTGCAAGGCCTTCTTATGCGGATAAAAGTGGGGCAGGTAGTCATTCACAAGGTCATAATAGAGGGCCTTTTAATAAAACCAGTTCCAACAATAGTACTAATACTTATATTAAAGATAATAGAGGACATTCTTATGGCAATAGAGATAGGGGAGGTGCAAGGCCTTCTTATGCGGATAAAAGTGGGGTAGGTAGTCATTCACAAGGTCATAATAGAGGGCCTTTTAATAAAACCAATTCCAACAATAGTAGTGTTGCTACTGGTCAAACATTTAGACGAGTGATAAGAACTAAAGTTGTCTCTAATGTTGCATTGTCGCCTGCTGATTCTGATAGTAAGGGGCTTAATAGAAAGCTTGGTGAAAAGAAAAAGCAACAACAGGAAAGTCAGAAAGGTTACAAGAGGAAAAAGGAAGAAATTGAGAGCAAAACAATAGAACAAAAAGTTTTTGAGCAACTTCAAAAAAAGAAAAAAGACAATCTTGCAAATCCGATTCCTAAATCAATTGATATAATGGGAACTATTACTGTTGCTGAACTTGCAAGAAAAATGAATTTAAAGTCTTCAGATTTAATTGCCAAATTAATGACTTTAGGAGTGATGGCAACTATTAACGAGAAGATTGATTCTGATACTGCTACTATTTTAGTTGAAGAATATGGTTCTAAAGTAAATGTTGTTTCAATATATGATGAAACGGTTATAGAACTAGAAAAAGATAATGAGAGTGATAGGGTTGCAAAACCCCCTATTATTACAATAATGGGACATGTAGATCATGGAAAAACTAGGCTTTTGTCGGTATTACAAAATATTGATATAAATCAAACAGAATATGGAGGAATTACTCAACATATTGGTGCTTATACTATTAATTATAATAACCATGAAATAACATTTTTAGACACGCCAGGGCATGAAGCTTTTACAATGATGAGAAGTAGAGGAGCACAAGTTACAGATATTGTTGTTCTTGTTGTTTCTGCTGTGGATGGAGTGATGCCACAGACTATTGAGGCTATTAATCATGCTAAGGATGCTAAAGTTCCAATTATTGTTGCAATAAATAAGATTGATCTACCAGATTCAAATTTGGACAGAGTTAAGCATCAGCTTTCAGAATATGATTTGGTTCCTGAAGATTGGGGAGGAACTACAATTTTTGTTGCAATTTCAGCTCTTAAAAATATTGGTATTACAGAACTTCTTGATATGATTATTTTGCAGGCTGAAGTAATGTCATTAAAGGCTAATCCAGCCAAAAGGGCTATTGGTAGAATTCTTGATGCTAAAATTGATTTAGGTAGAGGAATAGTTTGTTCTGTTATAATTGAGGATGGGACGCTTTCTGTTGGGGATTCTTTTGTTGGAGGAGTCTATCATGGTAAGGTTAGGGCTTTAGTTAATGAGCGAGGAATATCTGTTAAGAGTGTTGGTCCTGCAAAAGCTATTAGTGTTTTGGGCTTTTCATCAGTTCCTCAGGCTGGTGATCCATTTCAGGTTACAAAAACAGAGAAAGAAGCTAAGTTTATTAGTTCTAAAAGGCAAGATTTTAAAAAATATGAAGATGCTAAAAATGTTAAAAAAGTTACCGTGTCAAATCTTTATGATTCAATTAAAGATGGGGGATTAAAGGAACTTAAGATAATTTTAAAAGCAGATGTTCAAGGTTCTGTTGAGGCTTTAAGGTATTCACTTGAAAAATTAACAAATAATGAGGTTAGGGTTAAAGTTATTCATTCATCAGTAGGGGCAATAACAGAAACTGATATTAGTTTTGCTGCGGCAAGTGAAGCAACTATTATTGGTTTTCATGTGCGACCTACAGCAAAAGCACAATTATTAGCTGATCAAGAAAAGGTAGAAGTTAAAAAATATAATATCATTTATGATGCAATTAATAGTATTAAATCAATTTTAGAGGGTATGTTAGAACCAGATATCGAGCAGCAATTTATTGGATTTGCTGAAGTTCGTGCTGTGATTAGCATTCCTAAGGGTGGAGTAGTGGCTGGATGTTATGTTTCTCAAGGATGCATAAAAAGGGATGCTATAACTAATGTGATGAGAGAAGGATTCCAGATTCATTCAGGTAAAATTTCTTCATTAAAGAGATTTAAAGATGATGTTAAGGAAGTTAATGCTCAATATGAATGTGGAATTATAATTGATAATTATTCTGATATTAAAGAGGGAGATATCATTGAGGCATTTGAGATTAAGAAAGTCAAAAGACGATTTAACTCTTAA